In a single window of the Bacillus mycoides genome:
- a CDS encoding GntR family transcriptional regulator, producing MKIEFSPNTPIYIQVMEYIKKEIVTGHLLPGDKIPSVRELASELQVNPNTIQRTFQELERDGVVVTRRGMGRYVTNEGEKIMELRKDMAKELLHSFIDGMDNLGFSEEEILTILRSSLHEKREESE from the coding sequence ATGAAAATCGAGTTTTCTCCAAATACACCAATTTACATTCAGGTAATGGAATACATAAAGAAAGAAATTGTAACGGGTCATTTATTGCCTGGCGATAAAATTCCCTCCGTACGTGAATTAGCGAGTGAATTACAAGTAAATCCAAATACGATTCAACGTACATTTCAAGAGTTAGAGAGGGATGGAGTTGTTGTAACACGTAGAGGAATGGGGCGATATGTAACGAATGAAGGGGAGAAAATTATGGAGCTGCGAAAAGATATGGCGAAAGAATTACTTCATTCTTTTATAGATGGAATGGACAATTTAGGTTTTTCAGAAGAAGAAATTCTTACAATCCTTCGTTCTTCATTACATGAGAAAAGGGAGGAGAGCGAATGA
- a CDS encoding putrescine aminotransferase, which translates to METNVKNKLNEKESNVNEYITKVLQLIEKEKVTEEEANWIQKETVDGFREHVNPGFLAYRKTVTKDGQFAAVEWSDEGSCFMDINGKKYIDCLGGFGIYNVGHRNPKVVKAVTDQLKRQALHSQDLLDPLRAMLAKILADITPGDLKYAFFTNSGTESVEAALKLAKMYSERTTFIATTRAFHGKSLGALSGTAKGMFRKPFLPLIPGFRHVPFGDIDMMRKTFETCALVGEDVAAVILEPIQGEGGIILPPENYLKQVRELCDEFGSLLIFDEVQTGMGRTGKMFAAELYDVVPDIICLAKAFGGGVMPAGAIVAKETVFKSWFENPFMHTTTFGGNPLACAAAIATIHVLLEEKLPERAMEVGEYFLKGLKQAAEGHEDKIFEIRGQGLMIGIEFHKDEIGYEVSKAMFDQGILVAGTLINSKTIRIEPSLTISYEEVDTVINTFKSVLTQVKVK; encoded by the coding sequence ATGGAAACGAACGTGAAAAATAAATTGAATGAGAAAGAATCAAATGTAAATGAGTATATTACGAAAGTACTACAGTTAATTGAAAAAGAAAAGGTTACTGAAGAAGAGGCAAACTGGATTCAAAAAGAAACAGTAGATGGATTTAGAGAGCATGTAAACCCTGGTTTTCTTGCTTATAGAAAAACAGTAACAAAAGATGGACAATTTGCAGCAGTAGAATGGTCAGATGAAGGATCTTGCTTCATGGATATTAATGGTAAAAAGTATATTGACTGTTTAGGTGGATTTGGAATTTATAATGTTGGTCACCGTAATCCGAAAGTGGTAAAAGCTGTAACGGATCAATTAAAGCGTCAAGCATTGCACAGTCAGGATTTACTAGATCCACTTCGAGCAATGCTTGCAAAGATTTTAGCGGATATTACACCTGGTGATTTGAAATACGCCTTCTTTACAAACAGTGGTACAGAAAGTGTGGAGGCAGCACTAAAACTAGCAAAAATGTATAGTGAACGAACAACGTTCATTGCTACAACGCGTGCTTTCCATGGTAAGAGCCTTGGTGCTTTATCTGGGACGGCAAAAGGAATGTTCCGTAAGCCATTTTTACCATTAATTCCGGGTTTCCGTCATGTTCCGTTTGGCGATATTGATATGATGAGAAAAACATTTGAGACATGTGCATTAGTGGGCGAAGATGTTGCAGCAGTTATTTTAGAACCAATTCAAGGAGAGGGCGGTATTATTTTACCTCCAGAAAATTATTTGAAACAAGTACGAGAGCTTTGTGATGAGTTTGGATCACTCCTTATCTTTGATGAAGTACAAACTGGAATGGGACGTACAGGAAAAATGTTTGCTGCAGAATTATATGATGTCGTGCCGGATATTATTTGTCTTGCGAAGGCGTTTGGTGGAGGTGTAATGCCAGCGGGAGCTATTGTTGCGAAAGAAACAGTATTCAAAAGTTGGTTTGAAAATCCATTTATGCACACAACGACATTTGGAGGAAATCCACTTGCATGTGCTGCTGCAATTGCAACAATCCATGTTTTATTGGAAGAGAAATTACCGGAACGAGCTATGGAAGTTGGGGAGTATTTCTTAAAAGGATTGAAACAAGCAGCAGAAGGACACGAAGATAAAATCTTTGAAATTCGTGGTCAAGGTTTAATGATTGGGATTGAATTCCATAAAGACGAGATTGGTTATGAAGTGTCAAAGGCGATGTTTGATCAAGGAATTCTTGTTGCGGGAACATTAATTAATTCAAAAACTATTCGTATTGAACCATCCCTTACAATTAGTTATGAAGAAGTAGATACAGTTATTAATACGTTTAAATCTGTGCTAACTCAAGTAAAAGTAAAATAA
- a CDS encoding aldehyde dehydrogenase family protein, protein MLDLKMYVNGEWRESSNQEKRTIINPANGKGIAYAPEGTIEDAKYAIEVARTAFDSGIWSATSTAERASYLFKIADEIDKNMEELVYLETMDNGKMYREAEGDIGDAAACFRYYAGLITKPDGQTYHVADPMQAMVVREPVGVCGLIVPWNYPLLMSVWKIAPALAAGNTIVFKPSEVTPITATKLFEILEKVGLPKGVANMVMGAGPIVGNEIAASNKVDMISFTGGTKTGKHIMRTAADNMKKISLELGGKSPNIIFADADFETAIDYALFGIYAGSGQVCSAGSRILVEENIYDKFVNSFVERAQQINVGPGDNPESEMGPLVSQEHMEKVLRYIEIGKDEGANVACGGRRIMEDGKGDGFFIEPTVFVNVKPDMRIVQEEIFGPVVVIQKFKDEQEAIELANGTDYGLAGGVFTVDGAKAMRVIRKLRAGITWINSYHPTYNEAPWGGYKQSGIGRSLGTFGLEEFQEIKQININLEVEPIGWFANKKNVEVN, encoded by the coding sequence GTGCTAGATTTAAAAATGTATGTAAACGGTGAATGGAGAGAGTCTAGTAATCAAGAGAAAAGAACGATTATTAACCCTGCGAATGGCAAGGGTATAGCATATGCACCTGAGGGAACGATTGAGGATGCAAAATACGCGATAGAAGTGGCAAGAACGGCTTTCGATAGCGGAATTTGGTCAGCAACATCCACTGCTGAAAGGGCATCATATTTATTTAAAATAGCAGATGAAATTGATAAAAATATGGAAGAATTAGTGTACCTTGAAACAATGGATAATGGAAAAATGTACCGTGAGGCAGAAGGAGATATTGGAGATGCAGCGGCTTGTTTTCGCTATTATGCCGGATTGATTACAAAGCCAGATGGTCAAACATATCATGTAGCCGATCCGATGCAAGCGATGGTTGTAAGAGAGCCAGTTGGTGTTTGTGGATTAATTGTTCCATGGAATTATCCGCTATTGATGAGTGTATGGAAAATTGCACCTGCTTTAGCAGCTGGAAATACCATTGTGTTTAAACCTTCTGAAGTGACACCAATCACTGCAACAAAGCTATTCGAAATCCTTGAAAAAGTAGGGCTACCAAAAGGTGTTGCCAATATGGTAATGGGGGCCGGTCCAATAGTAGGAAATGAAATTGCAGCGAGTAATAAAGTGGATATGATTTCCTTTACAGGTGGAACAAAAACAGGTAAGCACATTATGAGAACAGCGGCTGATAATATGAAAAAGATTTCGTTAGAACTTGGAGGAAAATCTCCAAATATTATTTTTGCAGATGCAGATTTTGAGACCGCTATTGATTATGCTCTATTCGGTATTTATGCAGGTAGCGGACAAGTATGTTCAGCAGGATCAAGAATCCTTGTCGAAGAAAATATTTATGATAAATTTGTTAATAGTTTTGTAGAGCGAGCACAGCAAATTAACGTTGGGCCTGGTGATAATCCAGAATCAGAAATGGGGCCACTTGTAAGTCAAGAACATATGGAAAAAGTATTACGCTATATTGAAATTGGGAAAGACGAAGGTGCAAACGTTGCTTGCGGAGGTAGACGAATAATGGAGGATGGAAAAGGTGATGGTTTCTTTATTGAACCAACAGTCTTTGTCAATGTAAAACCTGATATGCGCATTGTCCAGGAAGAAATCTTCGGTCCTGTTGTAGTAATTCAAAAGTTTAAAGACGAACAGGAAGCAATTGAGTTGGCAAACGGTACAGACTATGGTTTGGCTGGAGGAGTATTTACAGTCGATGGTGCAAAAGCAATGCGTGTGATTCGCAAACTTCGCGCAGGAATTACGTGGATTAATAGCTATCATCCAACATACAATGAGGCGCCTTGGGGCGGATATAAGCAAAGTGGTATAGGTCGTAGTCTAGGAACGTTTGGTTTAGAAGAATTTCAAGAAATTAAGCAGATTAATATAAATCTAGAAGTAGAACCTATTGGTTGGTTTGCAAATAAAAAAAATGTAGAGGTGAATTAG
- a CDS encoding sigma 54-interacting transcriptional regulator, whose amino-acid sequence MFSIAHTKIRPIVSLPIDQSEKEWHIDVKNIKESFLFLKRGEKLFAYVHVKDLLSNSKELTSKLLLSNAVSLDTICHLSKDISLTALFQIIGAPIAIVKNEVDELTGYIRREDVFAELFKQENQSVDILKIILTSIPMGIFVVDREKKIVNCNESGLKMIKSTPEKVMNVPAELIFNGEHINNVFTKGKTILNQLQITNEMGVLVDYSPIPNFDQSIEGMVIIVQDLPMVEDMAMEIEYIKDLNKDLHAILSSIYDEILVVNHKGELIRYSETVINDFWGSNLKDLLGKNLLDLEKKGLFSPSVTRLVLEKQKKVSVVQETKSGRKILAVGNPVFNENGELHRIIIASRDITEATRLKTELHEIKKISEQYKKELDDFKNKDRFLKKLIYCSPKMEQIINQAKKIADFSSNVLISGESGVGKEVIAQAIHQLGNRSSKPFLKLNCGAIPETLLESELFGYTKGAFTGADKNGKEGYFKRADQGILFLDEIGEMPLHLQVKLLRVLQEQEVIPIGSTIPTKINVQIIAATNKSLEKMVESGTFREDLFYRLNVIPLRVPPLRERMEDVPVLAFHFLQQLNEKYNKNYHLTPDALSLLEFYSWPGNVRELQNMIERLVVSADDPVIEAEFVSKFLTTGYDFKKSKPVITRVLPLQEALHSVEEQLILLAMKQYKTTTKAAKALGISQSSVSRKYQKIVSEKGIAADIISYS is encoded by the coding sequence ATGTTTTCCATCGCTCATACAAAAATTAGACCCATAGTTTCTCTACCTATCGATCAATCTGAAAAGGAATGGCATATAGATGTTAAAAATATAAAAGAATCGTTTCTATTTTTAAAAAGAGGAGAGAAATTATTTGCATACGTTCATGTGAAGGATCTGCTATCAAATAGTAAGGAATTAACTTCTAAGCTATTACTTTCAAATGCTGTTTCACTAGATACAATATGTCATCTTAGTAAAGATATTTCTTTAACAGCTCTTTTTCAAATTATTGGAGCGCCGATTGCCATAGTAAAAAATGAAGTGGATGAGCTAACAGGATATATAAGAAGAGAGGATGTTTTTGCAGAACTATTTAAACAAGAAAATCAGAGTGTTGATATATTGAAAATTATTTTAACGTCTATTCCAATGGGGATTTTTGTAGTAGATCGAGAAAAGAAAATTGTAAATTGTAATGAATCTGGTTTGAAGATGATTAAATCGACTCCTGAAAAAGTTATGAATGTACCAGCAGAACTGATTTTTAATGGAGAACACATTAATAACGTATTTACAAAGGGAAAAACGATTTTGAATCAATTACAAATCACAAATGAGATGGGTGTATTAGTTGACTATAGTCCGATTCCAAACTTTGATCAAAGTATTGAAGGAATGGTTATTATTGTGCAAGATTTGCCGATGGTCGAGGACATGGCGATGGAAATTGAATATATAAAGGATTTAAATAAAGATTTACATGCAATTTTGTCTAGCATTTATGATGAAATATTAGTTGTTAATCATAAAGGGGAATTAATTCGTTATAGTGAAACTGTTATCAATGATTTTTGGGGGAGTAATTTGAAGGACTTGTTAGGAAAAAATCTTTTAGACCTAGAAAAGAAAGGATTATTTAGTCCATCGGTTACGCGATTAGTGTTGGAAAAACAAAAAAAGGTATCAGTTGTACAAGAAACAAAAAGCGGAAGAAAAATATTAGCAGTTGGAAACCCTGTATTTAATGAAAACGGAGAGCTTCATCGTATTATTATTGCCTCCAGGGATATTACCGAAGCAACGAGATTGAAGACGGAATTACATGAAATAAAGAAGATATCAGAGCAATATAAGAAGGAGTTAGATGACTTTAAAAATAAAGATCGTTTTCTTAAGAAGCTTATTTACTGTAGTCCGAAAATGGAGCAAATTATTAACCAAGCTAAAAAAATAGCAGATTTTTCTTCCAATGTTCTTATTTCTGGAGAATCTGGCGTCGGAAAAGAAGTAATTGCTCAGGCAATTCATCAACTTGGAAACCGATCTTCAAAGCCATTTTTAAAATTAAATTGTGGTGCAATTCCAGAAACTTTGTTAGAAAGTGAACTATTTGGTTATACGAAAGGTGCTTTTACAGGAGCCGATAAAAATGGAAAAGAAGGATATTTTAAGCGGGCGGATCAAGGTATTTTATTTTTAGATGAAATTGGAGAAATGCCTTTACATTTGCAAGTGAAATTGCTTAGAGTCCTACAGGAACAAGAAGTAATTCCTATTGGAAGTACAATCCCTACGAAAATAAATGTACAAATTATTGCTGCTACAAATAAGAGTCTTGAAAAGATGGTGGAATCTGGAACATTCCGTGAAGATTTGTTTTATCGGCTAAATGTAATTCCGTTGCGAGTGCCTCCTCTACGAGAGCGAATGGAAGATGTTCCGGTACTTGCCTTTCATTTCTTGCAACAGTTAAATGAAAAATATAATAAAAATTATCATTTAACTCCAGATGCGCTTAGCTTACTAGAGTTTTACTCATGGCCAGGAAATGTACGTGAATTACAAAATATGATTGAACGTTTAGTAGTATCAGCAGACGATCCAGTAATTGAAGCGGAGTTTGTTAGTAAGTTTTTAACAACTGGTTATGACTTTAAAAAATCAAAACCAGTTATTACAAGAGTATTACCATTACAAGAAGCGCTACATTCTGTAGAAGAACAATTGATTTTGCTTGCAATGAAGCAGTATAAAACAACGACTAAGGCTGCAAAAGCTCTTGGAATCAGCCAATCTTCAGTGAGTCGTAAATATCAAAAAATTGTTAGTGAAAAAGGGATAGCGGCTGATATCATCTCTTATTCCTAA
- a CDS encoding SAV0927 family protein, which produces MKLDILLEEVERQQIGYYCIVSNSHRYDIAVTYSQQFLGKAMVTSIQNGRMVLLSQEDIGEEQYWATRLGIEVEDIEEFQSFFYMILQSQRLEEQY; this is translated from the coding sequence ATGAAACTGGATATTTTATTAGAAGAAGTGGAGAGACAACAAATCGGTTATTACTGTATTGTGTCGAATAGTCATCGTTACGATATAGCTGTTACGTATTCGCAACAGTTTCTTGGAAAAGCAATGGTTACCTCAATTCAAAATGGGAGAATGGTTTTATTAAGCCAAGAAGATATTGGAGAGGAACAATATTGGGCAACAAGGCTAGGCATTGAGGTAGAGGACATAGAAGAGTTTCAAAGCTTTTTCTATATGATTCTTCAGTCACAAAGGTTAGAAGAACAATATTAA
- a CDS encoding Glu/Leu/Phe/Val family dehydrogenase, which yields MPIQSEKHTNTVEVENPLEEFQAILKEALHFLSYPDEVFEFLKKPMRFLEVSIPVRMDDGTTKVFQGYRAQHNDAAGPTKGGIRFHPDVTAEEVKALAGWMSLKCGVTGLPYGGAKGGIICNPQELSFRELELLSRGYVRAVSQIVGPTKDIPAPDMYTNAQIMAWMLDEYDHIREFDSSGFITGKPLMLGGSQGRETATSKGVLYTLQLVSELKQIPLQNMRVIIQGFGNVGGYLAKYLYDIGVKVVGVSDAIGGIYNPDGLDVPYLLENRDSFGVVSNLFSKTISNQELLEKECDVLIPAAIGGVITKHNAGKLGCKIIIEAANGPTTKEAITMLEEKGILVVPDILANSGGVIVSYFEWCQNNQGYYWTEQYVDQCLKEKITSSFSNVLDTSKRFGVNMKIAAYMEGVRKIVEASRLRGWLHF from the coding sequence GTGCCGATTCAATCAGAAAAACATACAAATACAGTTGAAGTTGAAAATCCTTTAGAGGAATTTCAAGCTATATTAAAAGAGGCGCTTCATTTTTTAAGTTATCCAGACGAAGTATTCGAATTTCTGAAAAAACCAATGCGTTTTTTAGAAGTAAGCATTCCTGTTCGAATGGATGATGGAACAACAAAGGTATTTCAAGGGTATCGCGCTCAGCATAACGACGCAGCAGGGCCAACAAAAGGTGGTATTAGATTTCATCCAGATGTTACGGCAGAAGAAGTAAAAGCACTTGCTGGCTGGATGAGCTTGAAATGTGGAGTGACAGGACTGCCATATGGAGGCGCAAAGGGCGGGATTATTTGTAATCCACAGGAGTTGAGTTTTAGAGAACTAGAGTTACTGAGTCGTGGGTATGTAAGAGCAGTAAGTCAAATTGTGGGGCCGACGAAAGATATTCCAGCACCTGATATGTATACAAATGCGCAAATTATGGCTTGGATGCTAGATGAATATGACCATATCAGGGAGTTTGACTCTTCAGGCTTTATAACCGGGAAGCCATTAATGCTAGGAGGATCACAAGGGCGGGAAACAGCAACGTCTAAAGGTGTATTGTATACACTTCAGTTAGTAAGTGAGTTAAAACAAATTCCGCTACAAAATATGCGAGTTATTATTCAAGGGTTTGGGAATGTTGGAGGTTATTTGGCAAAATATTTATATGATATTGGTGTGAAAGTAGTCGGGGTATCAGATGCTATAGGAGGAATTTATAATCCAGACGGTCTAGATGTTCCTTATTTACTAGAAAACAGAGATTCTTTCGGTGTAGTATCGAATCTCTTTAGTAAAACAATTTCTAATCAGGAGTTGTTAGAAAAAGAATGTGATGTACTCATTCCGGCGGCAATTGGAGGAGTCATTACAAAACATAATGCAGGAAAGCTTGGATGTAAGATTATCATTGAGGCTGCAAATGGACCAACAACAAAAGAGGCGATAACCATGTTAGAAGAAAAGGGAATTTTGGTTGTTCCAGATATTTTAGCAAACTCTGGTGGCGTGATTGTTTCATATTTTGAATGGTGTCAAAATAACCAAGGATATTACTGGACGGAGCAATATGTTGATCAATGTTTAAAGGAGAAAATTACATCTAGTTTTTCTAACGTACTTGATACTTCTAAACGCTTTGGAGTAAATATGAAAATTGCTGCCTATATGGAAGGGGTTCGCAAGATTGTAGAAGCATCGCGCCTAAGAGGTTGGTTGCATTTTTAA
- a CDS encoding APC family permease: protein MGKVVGLKRSLGLWSIVMLGVGYMTPMVGFDTFGIVSEKTGGHVPGAYLIALAGMLFTAASYGKMVKAFPTAGSAYTYTQKTISARLGFLVGWSALLDYLFLPMVNALLTRIYMSAFFPSVPSWVWVIGFVLLVTLINMISVNVTANFNTFLVIFQVLVMAVFVFLVIKGLLAGEGTGEVFSIQPFFQSDIQISPLVAGATILCFSFLGFDAVTTFSEETPNAKKTIPRAIFLTALIGGVLFITTTYFTQSIFPDTSVFKNQESASPEIALYVGGKLFQAFFLVGTLMGTLASGLASHTSVSRLLYVMGRDNVIPKKIFGYIHPRWRTPVYNIIFVGIISLFAIFIDLETAASLINFGALIAFTFVNLSVISYYIIKKKRYKKIKDFLNYLVMPILGAATVAVLWFNLNIHSLILGLCWAAIGIGYLLYVTNMFRSAPPQMHFEEAQEI, encoded by the coding sequence GTGGGGAAAGTAGTTGGTTTAAAACGTTCATTAGGGCTTTGGTCAATTGTTATGCTAGGGGTCGGGTATATGACACCGATGGTTGGGTTTGACACATTTGGAATCGTTTCTGAAAAAACGGGTGGTCATGTTCCAGGAGCTTATCTTATTGCATTAGCGGGGATGTTGTTTACCGCTGCAAGCTACGGAAAAATGGTAAAGGCTTTTCCTACCGCAGGATCTGCTTATACGTATACACAGAAGACAATTAGTGCAAGGCTTGGGTTTCTTGTTGGATGGTCCGCGTTATTGGATTATTTGTTTCTACCAATGGTGAACGCACTATTAACGAGAATTTATATGTCAGCATTTTTCCCAAGTGTTCCTAGTTGGGTATGGGTCATTGGCTTTGTTCTCCTGGTTACATTAATAAATATGATTAGCGTAAATGTTACTGCTAATTTCAATACGTTCTTAGTAATATTTCAAGTGTTAGTAATGGCCGTATTTGTTTTTCTAGTTATAAAAGGCTTATTAGCGGGAGAGGGAACAGGAGAAGTTTTTTCCATTCAGCCGTTTTTTCAATCAGATATACAAATATCACCGTTAGTTGCAGGTGCAACAATTCTTTGTTTCTCATTTTTAGGTTTTGATGCAGTAACTACATTTTCAGAAGAGACACCAAACGCAAAAAAAACAATTCCTCGAGCTATTTTTCTTACTGCTTTAATCGGCGGAGTTTTATTCATTACTACAACGTATTTTACACAATCTATTTTTCCAGATACATCTGTATTTAAAAATCAAGAATCAGCATCCCCAGAAATTGCGCTATATGTTGGCGGGAAATTATTTCAAGCTTTCTTTTTAGTAGGAACCCTTATGGGGACACTTGCGTCTGGTTTAGCTTCTCATACAAGTGTATCCAGGTTATTATACGTAATGGGGCGAGATAATGTAATTCCGAAGAAAATATTCGGATACATTCATCCTCGCTGGAGAACCCCAGTATATAATATTATTTTTGTAGGAATTATTTCGCTCTTCGCTATATTCATTGATTTAGAAACAGCAGCATCTCTTATTAACTTTGGAGCGCTTATTGCATTTACATTTGTTAATTTGTCTGTAATTTCTTACTATATAATCAAGAAAAAAAGATATAAGAAGATAAAAGATTTCTTAAATTACTTAGTTATGCCTATTTTGGGTGCTGCTACTGTAGCCGTACTATGGTTTAATCTCAATATCCATTCACTTATTTTGGGACTTTGCTGGGCTGCTATTGGAATTGGGTACCTTCTATATGTTACAAATATGTTCCGTTCAGCTCCTCCGCAAATGCATTTTGAAGAAGCACAGGAAATATAA
- the nrdF gene encoding class 1b ribonucleoside-diphosphate reductase subunit beta, which translates to MRAVNWNKKEDDFSLMFWKQNIAQFWTEEEIAVSSDKNTWAQLSKEEQIAYKRVLGGLTLLDTKQGGEGMPLVLVHLENLQAKSVLAFMGAMEEVHAKSYSHIFTTLATEEEIDDIFEWVDNHPLLEKKAGIVTSYYRRLLKPEVTKKELYMAMVASVFLESYLFYSGFFYPLYLAGQGKLTASGEIINLIIRDESIHGVFVGILAQQIFTELSAEEQQEVQTETQELLMELYEIELAYTEEIYTSIGLVEDVNRFVRYNANKGLMNLGLEPKFEEEEINPIVLNGLRTDTKNHDFFSVKGNGYVKATNVEKLADDDFVFNF; encoded by the coding sequence ATGCGTGCGGTAAACTGGAACAAAAAAGAAGATGATTTTAGTTTAATGTTTTGGAAGCAAAACATCGCTCAGTTTTGGACAGAAGAAGAAATCGCAGTATCTTCTGACAAAAATACTTGGGCACAATTATCAAAAGAAGAGCAAATTGCTTATAAGCGTGTATTAGGTGGTTTAACACTTTTAGATACGAAACAAGGTGGCGAAGGGATGCCTCTTGTACTTGTTCATCTTGAAAATTTACAAGCGAAAAGTGTATTAGCTTTCATGGGCGCTATGGAAGAAGTACATGCGAAGAGTTACAGTCATATTTTCACAACATTAGCTACTGAAGAAGAAATTGATGATATTTTTGAATGGGTAGATAACCATCCATTACTTGAGAAAAAAGCTGGTATTGTTACTAGTTACTATCGTCGCTTATTAAAGCCTGAAGTAACGAAAAAAGAGTTATACATGGCAATGGTAGCAAGTGTGTTCTTAGAAAGTTACTTATTCTATAGTGGATTCTTCTATCCACTTTACTTAGCGGGTCAAGGTAAATTGACGGCAAGTGGTGAGATTATTAACCTAATAATTCGTGACGAGTCAATTCACGGCGTATTCGTTGGTATTTTAGCACAACAAATCTTCACAGAACTTTCTGCAGAAGAGCAACAAGAAGTACAAACGGAAACGCAAGAGTTATTAATGGAACTGTATGAAATTGAATTGGCATATACAGAAGAAATTTACACTTCTATCGGTCTTGTAGAGGATGTAAATCGTTTCGTTCGTTACAATGCGAATAAAGGACTTATGAACTTAGGACTTGAGCCGAAGTTTGAGGAAGAAGAAATTAACCCAATCGTTTTAAATGGTTTACGTACAGATACGAAAAACCATGACTTCTTCTCTGTAAAAGGAAATGGTTACGTAAAAGCAACGAATGTTGAAAAGTTAGCAGACGATGACTTCGTATTCAATTTTTAA
- the nrdI gene encoding class Ib ribonucleoside-diphosphate reductase assembly flavoprotein NrdI yields MLVAYDSMTGNVKRFIHKLNMPAVQIDEALVLDEDFILITYTTGFGNVPERVLDFLERNNEKLKGVSASGNRNWGDMFGASADKISTKYEVPIVSKFELSGTNNDVEYFKERVREIATH; encoded by the coding sequence ATGTTAGTTGCATATGATTCTATGACAGGAAACGTGAAGCGTTTCATTCACAAATTAAATATGCCGGCCGTTCAAATTGATGAAGCTCTAGTATTAGATGAAGACTTTATTCTTATTACGTATACAACAGGTTTTGGAAATGTACCGGAACGTGTTTTAGACTTTTTAGAACGCAATAATGAAAAATTAAAAGGCGTATCTGCAAGTGGCAATCGTAATTGGGGAGACATGTTTGGTGCAAGTGCTGACAAAATCTCTACTAAATATGAAGTGCCTATTGTATCAAAATTTGAGTTATCTGGAACAAATAATGATGTAGAATATTTTAAAGAAAGGGTGCGGGAGATTGCGACACATTGA
- a CDS encoding GNAT family N-acetyltransferase, translating into MIRKAKKTDAVEVAPLLYNALHEIAEKITGSTVEAKVILGLETWFVKENNRLSYENCLVAEQGGKVVGVIVVYHGSDAEQLDAPIIHYLRELHEDESITLEKEAELDEYYIDTLSVSSMYSGRGIGSKLIDAAELHATEKGHEKIALLVNLENKRAFSLYEKLGYKEDKTVMLVGESYAHLIKPLRSLVSIS; encoded by the coding sequence ATGATTCGGAAAGCAAAAAAGACAGATGCGGTAGAAGTAGCACCTTTATTGTATAACGCTCTGCACGAAATTGCTGAAAAAATCACAGGTAGCACAGTTGAAGCAAAAGTAATACTAGGACTTGAAACATGGTTCGTAAAAGAAAATAATCGATTGAGCTATGAAAACTGTTTAGTGGCTGAACAAGGTGGAAAGGTAGTTGGGGTTATTGTCGTTTATCACGGTAGTGACGCTGAACAACTTGATGCACCAATCATACACTACTTAAGAGAACTACATGAAGACGAATCCATTACGTTAGAAAAAGAAGCTGAACTTGATGAGTATTATATTGACACGTTGTCAGTTTCAAGTATGTACAGTGGACGTGGTATTGGCTCTAAATTAATCGATGCAGCTGAACTTCATGCAACTGAAAAAGGGCATGAAAAAATCGCCTTACTTGTTAATTTAGAAAACAAACGCGCTTTTTCACTATATGAAAAACTTGGTTACAAAGAAGATAAAACCGTTATGCTCGTCGGTGAATCGTATGCCCATCTAATAAAACCATTACGGTCATTGGTTTCTATATCTTAA